Proteins co-encoded in one Myripristis murdjan chromosome 4, fMyrMur1.1, whole genome shotgun sequence genomic window:
- the LOC115357360 gene encoding LOW QUALITY PROTEIN: cyclic nucleotide-gated channel cone photoreceptor subunit alpha (The sequence of the model RefSeq protein was modified relative to this genomic sequence to represent the inferred CDS: substituted 1 base at 1 genomic stop codon), which produces MAKICTEHSYSTRQRLSACTPDNDLTVIENGDSRTHSLCEDMSDMQREGAVSLATSRPPGSHRDSFAGAGAMARMNHEAERPDSFLERFRGPELKDVSSRESNAFSLGQHDVLRKRKXVLKWPLAAYNMNNCNNTDDKKEDKKEEIKKDEKKDEEKKDEKKDGDKKEEKKDEKKDEKKDEKKDDKKDDKKDDKKKEEPPKDIWIMDPATDQYYRWLSIIAGPVFYNLMMIVTRACFNELQDSYTRLWIFLDYTSDAIYFMDTFVRSRTGYLEQGLLVKDSKKLRDRYRTTSQFKYDMISMIPTDLLFFKFGYNNPEFRFNRLCKMPRLFEFFERTETRTSFPNMFRISNLVLYILVIIHWNACMFFAISKTIGFGSDTWVYPNISHPEHGRLARKYIYSLYWSTLTLTTIGETPPPVRDVEFLFVIADFLTGVLIFASIVGNVGAMISNMNASRADFQAKIDSIKQYMQFRKVTKDLEARVIKWFDYLWTEKKTCDEKEVLKNLPDKLKAEIAINVHLDTLKKVRIFQDCEAGLLIELVLKLQPQVFSPGDYICKKGDIGREMYIIKEGKLAVVADDGVTQFVVLSDGAYFGEISILGIKGSKAGNRRTANIRSVGYSDLFALSKDDLMEALTEYPEAKKALEEKGKAILMKDNLIDEAVANAGADPKDLEEKIVKVQNNLDVMQTKFAKLMAEFTSSQAKMKQRVSEMEAKVKSVRPEDLSEVVADKDKKTQ; this is translated from the exons ATGGCAAAAATCTGCACTGAGCATTCCTACTCAACCAGACAGCGGCTGTCCGCCTGCACACCTGACAACGACCTCACTGTCATTGAAAATGGGGATAGCAG GACGCACTCTCTTTGTGAAGACATGTCTGACATGCAGAGGGAAGGAGCTGTGTCTTTAGCCACCAGCAGACCTCCAGGGTCCCACAGAGACTCTTTTGCAGGTGCTGGGGCGATGGCCAG AATGAACCATGAGGCAGAGAGGCCTGACTCTTTCCTGGAGCGTTTTAGAGGCCCTGAGCTCAAAGACGTTTCCAGTCGAGAGAGCAATGCCTTCTCTTTGGGTCAACATGACGTCCTGCGTAAAAGAAAGTGAGTGCT TAAGTGGCCACTAGCTGCTTACAACATGAATAACTGCAACAACACAGATGA caaaaaagaggacaaaaaagaggaaataaaaaaagatgagaaaaaggatgaggagaaaaaagatgagaagaaaGATGGGGACaagaaggaagagaagaaggatgAGAAAAAGGACGagaagaaagatgaaaagaaagatgaCAAGAAGGATGATAAGAAAGATgataaaaagaaagaggagccCCC GAAAGACATTTGGATTATGGATCCGGCGACAGACCAGTACTACAGATGGCTTTCCATCATTGCAGGGCCGGTGTTTTACAACCTGATGATGATTGTGACAAG AGCCTGTTTTAATGAACTCCAGGACTCATATACACGCCTTTGGATATTCCTTGACTACACCTCAGATGCTATCTACTTCATGGACACATTTGTCAGGTCAAGAACAG GTTACTTGGAACAAGGCCTGCTCGTCAAAGATTCCAAGAAACTGAGAGACCGATACAGAACAACATCGCAGTTCAAATATGATATGATTTCAATGATACCTACAgatctgttgttttttaaatttggctACAACAACCCAGAGTTCAGATTCAACCGTCTTTGTAAAATGCCGAGGCTTTTTGAATTCTTTGAGCGCACCGAAACCAGAACCAGCTTCCCTAATATGTTTCGTATCAGTAACCTTGTGCTTTATATCCTCGTTATCATCCACTGGAATGCTTGCATGTTCTTTGCCATCTCTAAAACTATTGGTTTTGGATCTGACACCTGGGTATATCCCAACATCAGTCACCCAGAGCATGGACGTTTGGCCAGAAAGTATATCTACTCCCTGTACTGGTCCACTCTGACCCTCACTACCATTGGAGAGACCCCTCCACCAGTCAGGGATGTCGAGTTCCTCTTTGTCATTGCTGACTTCCTCACTGGTGTGCTGATTTTCGCTAGTATCGTTGGTAACGTCGGTGCCATGATCTCTAACATGAATGCCTCTCGCGCGGACTTCCAGGCAAAGATCGACTCCATAAAGCAGTATATGCAGTTTCGAAAGGTCACCAAAGATCTAGAAGCTAGGGTGATCAAGTGGTTCGACTACCTATGGACTGAGAAGAAAACCTGCGATGAGAAGGAAGTGTTGAAGAACCTGCCTGACAAGCTCAAGGCTGAGATTGCCATCAATGTCCATTTGGATACGCTCAAAAAAGTGCGCATTTTCCAGGATTGTGAAGCCGGCCTGCTGATTGAATTGGTGCTCAAGCTGCAGCCTCAAGTGTTCAGTCCTGGAGATTACATCTGCAAGAAGGGTGATATTGGCAGGGAGATGTACATCATCAAGGAGGGGAAGCTGGCTGTGGTGGCTGATGATGGAGTAACCCAGTTTGTAGTGCTTAGTGATGGTGCATACTTTGGGGAAATCAGTATCTTGGGTATCAAGGGCAGTAAGGCAGGCAACAGGAGAACAGCCAACATCAGAAGTGTAGGCTACTCTGATCTCTTTGCCCTGTCGAAAGACGACTTGATGGAGGCGCTCACTGAGTACCCAGAGGCCAAGAAGGCTCTGGAGGAGAAGGGAAAAGCCATTCTGATGAAAGACAACCTGATTGATGAAGCGGTTGCTAATGCCGGCGCTGATCCCAAAGACCTGGAGGAGAAGATCGTCAAAGTGCAGAACAACCTGGACGTCATGCAGACCAAGTTTGCCAAATTGATGGCAGAGTTCACTTCAAGCCAGGCCAAAATGAAACAGAGAGTCTCTGAGATGGAGGCAAAAGTGAAATCTGTGCGACCAGAAGACCTGTCTGAGGTAGTagctgacaaagacaaaaagaccCAGTAA
- the ube3a gene encoding ubiquitin-protein ligase E3A: protein MKKAAAKHLIERYFRQLTEGCGNGNCTNEFCASCCDFQPVDSNSAAVKALELFKINAKLCDPHASKSESGALHPDTSANGIRPNFSNMMSSKDLLGTKEDFSDVHYLTEDTVYTILTVCEEEGDYSVLIRIIGKVFSNAEALIKSFRKVAPHTTEELHSFEPTDVDKHKERSAAVSEKMGGSSAAAALPEDSPTQTVGPDEVTVDIDAVRRVYDRLLANEQIEAALVNALVYLTPNVELDLEYLDVYETNPDYLNIFIIVMENSNLHSPEYLEMAMPLFCKAMSKLPVSALAKLSKVWARFGLPHIRRMMETFQQLITFTIISNEYDSEHLVNDDETVVAATNCLKVVFYASILAGDLDVDHNEEEDEESESDELTLQELLGEERLYRKGPRINPLEKELGVRTVDCRKPLIPFEDFINESLNDVIEMDKDFTFFKVDAETKFSFQSCPFILNAITKNQGLYYDNRIRMYSERRITALYSMVQGQQPNPYLKLKVRRDHIIDDALVRLEMISMENPSDLKKQLFVEFEGEQGVDEGGVSKEFFQLVLEEIFNPDIGMFTYDDETKLFWFNSSSLENEAQYTLIGIVLGLAIYNNCILDVHFPMVVYRKLMGKKGTYFDLADSHPVLLQSLKEVLEYTGNVEEDMMITFQISHTDLFGNPVSYDLKEKGDQIPVTNENRQEFVDLYADYILNKSVETQFRAFKKGFLMVTNESPLKYLFRPEEVELLICGSRNLDFKALEDTTEYDGGYSKDSQIIKDFWETLHSFGEEQKRLFLQFTTGTDRAPVGGLGKLKMIIAKNGPDTDRLPTSHTCFNALLLPEYSSKEKLRERLLKAITYAKGFGML, encoded by the exons AT GAAGAAAGCGGCTGCAAAGCATCTAATTGAGCGCTACTTTCGGCAGTTAACTGAGGGCTGTGGAAATGGCAACTGCACGAATGAGTTTTGTGCATCATGTTGTGATTTTCAACCTGTGGATAGCAATTCAGCGGCTGTCAAAGCGCTTGAGCTTTTTAAGATTAACGCAAAACTCTGTGATCCTCACGCTTCCAAGAGTGAATCTGGTGCTCTCCATCCAGACACCAGTGCCAACGGAATCCGCCCTAACTTCAGCAATATGATGAGCAGCAAGGACCTCTTGGGCACCAAGGAAGACTTTTCAG ATGTTCATTACCTCACAGAGGACACTGTATATACGATCCTGACTGTCTGTGAGGAAGAAGGGGACTACTCAGTTCTCATCCGCATCATTGGCAAAGTCTTCTCCAATGCAGAGGCTCTGATTAAAAGCTTTAGGAAGGTTGCACCTCACACCACAGAAGAGCTCCACTCTTTTGAGCCAACAGATGTGGACAAGCATAAGGAGCGATCAGCCGCTGTATCAGAGAAGATGGGtggttcctctgctgctgctgctttaccAGAGGACAGTCCCACTCAAACAGTTGGCCCCGATGAGGTTACTGTGGACATTGATGCTGTGAGGAGGGTGTATGACAGACTCCTGGCCAATGAACAGATAGAGGCAGCTCTTGTAAATGCTCTGGTTTACCTAACTCCGAATGTGGAACTTGACCTGGAATACCTTGATGTCTATGAGACAAACCCTGATTACTTAAACATCTTCATCATTGTGATGGAGAACAGCAACCTTCACAGCCCAGAGTACCTGGAGATGGCGATGCCGCTGTTCTGCAAGGCCATGAGCAAGCTGCCAGTATCTGCTCTCGCCAAGTTGTCAAAAGTCTGGGCGCGGTTCGGTCTTCCACATATTCGCCGTATGATGGAGACCTTCCAGCAGCTCATCACTTTCACAATAATCAGCAATGAATACGACAGCGAACATCTTGTAAATGATGACGAGACTGTGGTGGCCGCTACCAATTGTTTAAAAGTGGTCTTCTACGCAAGTATCCTGGCTGGGGACCTGGATGTAGACCAtaatgaggaggaagatgaagaatCGGAGTCAGATGAGCTCACCCTGCAGGAACTGCTAGGTGAAGAGCGGCTATACAGGAAGGGTCCTCGGATCAACCCTCTGGAAAAAGAACTTGGTGTTAGAACCGTGGACTGCAGAAAGCCCCTTATCCCCTTTGAGGATTTTATCAACGAGTCGCTGAACGACGTGATTGAGATGGACAAGGATTTCACCTTCTTCAAGGTGGACGCCGAAACCAAGTTTTCTTTCCAGAGCTGCCCGTTCATCCTCAACGCCATCACCAAGAACCAGGGACTGTACTATGACAACAGGATCAGGATGTACAGCGAACGACGCATCACTGCACTCTACAGCATGGTGCAGGGCCAGCAACCCAACCCCTATCTGAAGCTGAAAGTGCGCAGAGATCACATCATTGACGATGCCCTCGTCAGA TTGGAGATGATTTCCATGGAGAACCCCTCTGACCTGAAGaaacagctgtttgttgaatTTGAGGGGGAGCAAGGTGTCGATGAAGGAGGCGTTTCAAAGGAGTTCTTTCAGTTGGTCTTGGAGGAAATCTTCAATCCCGACATTG GAATGTTTACCTATGACGACGAGACAAAGCTTTTTTGGTTTAATTCGTCCTCGCTGGAGAATGAAGCCCAGTATACTCTTATTGGGATTGTCCTGGGCCTTGCCATTTACAATAATTGCATCCTGGATGTACATTTCCCAATGGTTGTCTATAGGAAACTCATGGGCAAGAAAGGAACCTACTTTGACCTGGCAGATTCTCATCCA GTTCTCCTCCAGAGTCTCAAGGAGGTACTTGAGTACACAGGCAATGTTGAGGAAGACATGATGATCACCTTCCAGATATCACATACCGACCTATTTGGAAACCCAGTCTCATACGACTTGAAGGAAAAGGGAGACCAAATCCCTGTTACCAACGAGAACAGACAG GAATTTGTGGACCTGTATGCAGACTACATACTGAACAAGAGTGTGGAGACACAGTTCAGGGCCTTCAAAAAAGGTTTCCTTATGGTCACAAATGAGTCCCCGCTGAAATATCTGTTTCGACCCGAGGAAGTTGAGCTTCTAATCTGCGGGAGCAGG AATCTTGACTTCAAAGCACTTGAAGATACAACTGAATATGATGGCGGTTACAGCAAAGACAGTCAAATTATCAA AGACTTCTGGGAAACACTTCACTCATTtggagaggagcagaagaggcTATTCCTCCAGTTCACCACAGGCACAGACAGAGCACCAGTTGGCGGCCTGGgcaaattaaaaatgatcattGCCAAGAACGGCCCAGACACAGATAG GCTACCGACGTCTCACACTTGCTTTAATGCACTGCTGCTTCCAGAGTACTCCTCCAAGGAGAAACTGAGGGAGAGACTTCTCAAAGCCATCACTTACGCCAAAGGATTTGGGATGCTGTGA